The proteins below are encoded in one region of Micromonospora yangpuensis:
- the dapD gene encoding 2,3,4,5-tetrahydropyridine-2,6-dicarboxylate N-succinyltransferase yields the protein MTSAEPAWGIGLATVTAEGQVLDTWYPTGKLGLGELPLVPGEDQGDVLDLPPGAIGDRVLPGLRTVEVVTVIGSLEDPIKDTSDAYLRLHLLSHRLVRPNELNLDGIFGKLANVAWTSAGPCPPERVDELRVIERAAGRHLAVYGVDKFPRMTDYVVPSGVRIADADRVRLGAYLAPGTTVMHEGFVNFNGGTLGTSMVEGRIVQGVVVGDGSDIGGGASIMGTLSGGGTDRVRIGERSLIGANAGVGISLGDDCVVEAGCYITAPSKIKLPDGKVVKARDLSGVDGLLFWRNSVTGALEAKPRTGQGITLNAALHAND from the coding sequence GTGACCTCCGCAGAACCCGCCTGGGGCATCGGCCTGGCCACCGTCACCGCCGAGGGACAGGTGCTCGACACCTGGTACCCGACCGGCAAGCTGGGGCTCGGCGAGTTGCCGTTGGTCCCCGGTGAGGACCAGGGCGACGTGCTCGACCTGCCACCGGGCGCGATCGGTGACCGGGTGCTGCCCGGTCTGCGTACCGTCGAGGTGGTGACCGTGATCGGGTCGCTGGAGGACCCGATCAAGGACACCTCCGACGCGTACCTGAGGTTGCACCTGCTCTCCCACCGCCTGGTCCGGCCCAACGAGCTGAACCTCGACGGCATCTTCGGCAAGCTGGCGAACGTGGCCTGGACCTCGGCCGGGCCGTGCCCGCCGGAGCGGGTCGACGAGCTGCGGGTGATCGAGCGGGCCGCCGGCCGCCACCTGGCCGTGTACGGGGTGGACAAGTTCCCCCGGATGACCGACTACGTGGTCCCCTCCGGGGTCCGGATCGCCGACGCCGACCGGGTCCGGCTCGGCGCGTACCTCGCCCCCGGCACCACGGTCATGCACGAGGGCTTCGTGAACTTCAACGGCGGCACGCTGGGCACCTCGATGGTCGAGGGGCGCATCGTGCAGGGCGTGGTGGTGGGTGACGGCTCCGACATCGGCGGCGGCGCGTCGATCATGGGCACCCTCTCCGGCGGCGGCACCGACCGGGTACGCATCGGCGAGCGGAGCCTGATCGGCGCCAACGCGGGCGTCGGCATCTCGCTCGGTGACGACTGCGTGGTGGAGGCCGGCTGCTACATCACCGCCCCCTCCAAAATCAAGCTTCCGGACGGCAAGGTGGTCAAGGCCCGGGACCTCTCCGGGGTCGACGGCCTGCTCTTCTGGCGCAACTCGGTGACCGGCGCGCTGGAGGCGAAGCCCCGCACCGGCCAGGGCATCACCCTCAACGCCGCCCTGCACGCCAACGACTGA
- a CDS encoding TIGR00730 family Rossman fold protein, translating into MSNSDRRDARRGPGRERHRGAVTLRRGAIPNSTADQRLLDSRERSDWKTKDAWRALRILSEFVEGFDTLADLPPAVSVFGSARSKPDSPECQLAESLGAALADAGYAVITGGGPGVMEAANRGASEAGGLSVGLGIELPFEQGINEWVDLAIDFRYFFARKTMFVKYAQAFVVLPGGFGTMDELFEALTLVQTGKVTRFPVVLMGTAYWRGLLDWLRDTMAADGKIGPVDLELICLTDDVHAAVRHIVEAEAALSAEQEAVRAESVARTAADQQEAADPSR; encoded by the coding sequence ATGAGTAACAGCGACAGGCGCGACGCACGCCGGGGGCCCGGTCGGGAACGACACCGGGGCGCCGTCACCCTGCGTCGCGGTGCCATTCCGAACAGTACCGCCGATCAGCGCCTGCTGGACTCCCGGGAACGCAGCGACTGGAAGACCAAGGACGCCTGGCGGGCGCTGCGCATCCTGTCGGAGTTCGTGGAGGGCTTCGACACGCTGGCCGACCTGCCGCCGGCGGTCAGCGTCTTCGGCTCCGCCCGCAGCAAGCCGGACAGCCCCGAGTGCCAGTTGGCCGAGTCGCTGGGCGCGGCCCTGGCCGACGCCGGGTACGCGGTCATCACCGGCGGTGGACCGGGCGTGATGGAGGCGGCCAACCGGGGGGCCAGCGAGGCCGGCGGGCTCTCCGTCGGACTCGGCATCGAACTCCCCTTCGAGCAGGGCATCAACGAGTGGGTCGACCTGGCCATCGACTTCCGCTACTTCTTCGCCCGCAAGACCATGTTCGTCAAGTACGCCCAGGCGTTCGTGGTGCTGCCCGGTGGCTTCGGCACCATGGACGAGCTGTTCGAGGCGCTCACCCTGGTCCAGACCGGCAAGGTCACCCGCTTCCCGGTGGTGCTGATGGGCACCGCGTACTGGCGCGGACTGCTCGACTGGCTGCGTGACACGATGGCCGCCGACGGCAAGATCGGCCCGGTCGACCTGGAACTGATCTGCCTCACCGACGACGTGCACGCCGCGGTACGGCACATCGTGGAGGCCGAGGCCGCCCTCTCCGCCGAGCAGGAGGCGGTACGCGCCGAGAGCGTCGCCCGCACCGCCGCCGACCAACAAGAAGCCGCCGACCCCTCCCGGTAA
- a CDS encoding ATP-dependent helicase, which produces MWSGQAGGSSGPAGDERESSAGQAGISARSAVGGDGRRRVDDPLQAEVVGHTGGPMLVVGGPGTGKTSTLIEAVAARVAEGVDPERILVLTFGRRGATDLRRRIEARIARDGRLVLREPLVRSFPAYAFGLLRRAAAERGEPSPRLLTGPEQDLIIRELLDLVGDGPAGSPEGEPAAGPDTRTARARADLVRAAPTTGAPTVRDHEASDGAGGTAGGRSGGPTDDASGPAAGSASGPVSSASGPGGSAAGLGGGPVGGASGGDGLVDPVGWPEDLWPALRTRAFAAQLRDLLMRAAERGVGPAELARLGEQLGRADWPAAARFLREYVAVLALRDVANRGSVAYDPAELVRAARGLLLDDPELLAAERRRLSYVYVDELADTDPAQVDLLEVIAGGGKPLVAFGDPDSSTYAFRGADPQVVSSFGHRFRTASGAPAARVVLTTSYRSGAGLVTAAGRLARRLRGPAAHRRLTPLPDTPAGTVEVRTFRSTTSESAWLAHALRAAHLLDGVPWSRMAVLVRSTARQLPSLRRALHAAGVPTVVHGEDLPLHLQPAVAPLLLLLRCALEPERLDEEAAVALLHSPLGGADPLAERRLRQGLRALALAVGDRRPSGELIVDALRDPEELAAIDRRWAEPAQTVAGLLAVTREAADRPGATVEDVLWAAWDASGLAERWGGAIVAGRTATGEHETARRWRAEAADRDLDAVLVLFDAAARFTDRLPGARAEVFLDHVLGQDLPADTLAAGADRGEAVRLLTAHAAKGLEWDLVAVVGVQEGVWPDLRLRGSLLGSERLVDVLSGRAAGTGRLASLVGQTSALLDEERRLFHVAVTRARRRLLVSAVASASVGGDDHEEQPSRFLHELGPSTGPTDPDDPGGPTPPGPDDAVPPDQRGLDDAVPPDQPGPDDAGPAGTVLPVGRPPRALTLSALVAELRTAVTDPSASAARRRAAAGELARLAAAGVPGAHPDDWWGLRGLSDDRPLVDEGEPVRVTPSGMESALRCSLRWLLERHGGSGPASTAQGVGNLVHAAAMLAEDASVDRSALLEYVTARFDAIELAARWMAGPEQARAEAMVDKLLRWLAGNPRRLLAIEHEFAVRLDDPDRPVELNGRVDRLEVDADGRLVVVDLKTGKSTAVNATDLAEHPQLGAYQAAVEAGAFAEFGETSGGAALVQLGTGGQDAREQSQAPAGEGPAAGWATALVRRTADTMAAATFAAVANSKCRVCPVRTSCPISGQGRQVVEPPTSAGPA; this is translated from the coding sequence GTGTGGTCCGGGCAGGCCGGTGGGTCGTCCGGGCCGGCCGGCGACGAGCGGGAGTCGTCCGCCGGGCAGGCCGGGATCAGCGCCCGGTCCGCAGTCGGCGGGGATGGGCGACGACGGGTCGACGATCCGTTGCAGGCCGAGGTCGTGGGGCACACCGGCGGGCCGATGCTGGTGGTCGGAGGGCCGGGTACCGGCAAGACCAGCACCCTGATCGAGGCGGTTGCCGCGCGGGTGGCCGAGGGCGTCGACCCGGAACGGATCCTGGTGCTCACCTTCGGCCGCCGGGGCGCCACCGACCTGCGTCGCCGGATCGAGGCGCGGATCGCCCGGGACGGCCGTCTGGTGCTGCGGGAGCCGCTGGTCCGCAGCTTCCCGGCGTACGCCTTCGGTCTGCTCCGGCGGGCCGCGGCCGAGCGGGGTGAGCCGTCGCCGAGGCTGCTCACCGGGCCCGAGCAGGATCTGATCATCCGGGAGCTGCTCGACCTGGTAGGTGACGGGCCGGCCGGCAGCCCCGAGGGCGAGCCGGCGGCCGGCCCGGACACGCGGACCGCCCGGGCCCGAGCCGACCTGGTACGGGCCGCGCCGACCACCGGGGCACCGACCGTCCGTGACCACGAGGCGTCGGATGGCGCCGGCGGGACGGCGGGCGGTCGGTCCGGTGGCCCGACGGATGATGCGTCCGGCCCGGCGGCTGGTTCGGCGTCTGGCCCGGTGAGTTCGGCGTCTGGTCCGGGGGGTTCGGCGGCCGGCCTGGGGGGCGGTCCGGTGGGTGGTGCGTCCGGTGGGGACGGGCTGGTGGATCCGGTCGGTTGGCCGGAGGACCTCTGGCCGGCGTTGCGTACCCGGGCGTTCGCGGCCCAGCTGCGGGACCTGCTGATGCGGGCGGCGGAGCGCGGGGTCGGTCCGGCGGAGCTGGCCCGGCTGGGTGAGCAGCTGGGCCGGGCCGACTGGCCGGCGGCCGCGCGCTTCCTGCGTGAGTACGTCGCGGTGCTCGCCCTGCGCGACGTGGCCAACCGGGGCTCGGTCGCCTACGACCCGGCCGAGCTCGTTCGGGCGGCGCGTGGGTTGCTGTTGGACGACCCGGAGTTGCTGGCCGCCGAGCGCCGACGGTTGTCGTACGTGTACGTCGACGAGCTCGCCGACACCGACCCCGCCCAGGTGGACCTGCTGGAGGTGATCGCCGGCGGCGGCAAGCCCCTGGTCGCCTTCGGTGACCCGGACTCGTCGACGTACGCCTTCCGGGGGGCCGATCCGCAGGTGGTGAGCTCCTTCGGGCACCGGTTCCGGACCGCCTCGGGGGCACCGGCGGCCCGGGTGGTGCTGACCACCTCGTACCGGTCGGGGGCCGGGCTGGTGACTGCGGCCGGCCGGTTGGCCCGCCGGCTGCGTGGTCCGGCGGCACACCGCCGGTTGACGCCGCTGCCCGACACCCCGGCCGGCACGGTCGAGGTCCGGACGTTCCGTTCCACCACCAGTGAGTCGGCCTGGCTGGCCCACGCCCTGCGCGCGGCGCACCTGCTCGACGGGGTGCCGTGGTCGAGGATGGCGGTCCTGGTCCGGTCGACCGCCCGGCAGTTGCCGTCGCTGCGGCGGGCGCTGCACGCGGCCGGGGTGCCGACCGTGGTGCACGGCGAGGACCTGCCGTTGCACCTGCAGCCGGCCGTCGCGCCGCTGCTGCTCCTGCTGCGGTGCGCGCTGGAGCCGGAGCGGCTGGACGAGGAGGCCGCGGTGGCGTTGCTGCACTCGCCGCTGGGCGGGGCCGATCCGTTGGCCGAGCGGCGGCTGCGGCAGGGGCTGCGTGCCCTGGCGCTGGCGGTGGGGGACCGTCGCCCCTCCGGTGAGCTGATCGTCGACGCGCTGCGGGATCCGGAGGAGCTGGCCGCCATCGACCGGCGGTGGGCCGAGCCGGCGCAGACCGTGGCCGGGCTGCTGGCCGTCACCCGGGAGGCCGCCGACCGGCCCGGTGCCACCGTCGAGGACGTGCTCTGGGCGGCCTGGGACGCCAGCGGCCTGGCCGAACGCTGGGGCGGTGCGATCGTCGCGGGTCGGACGGCCACCGGTGAGCACGAGACCGCGCGGCGCTGGCGGGCCGAGGCGGCCGATCGGGACCTGGACGCGGTACTGGTGCTCTTCGACGCGGCGGCGCGGTTCACCGACCGACTGCCCGGCGCGCGGGCCGAGGTCTTCCTCGACCACGTCCTGGGTCAGGATCTGCCGGCGGACACCCTGGCCGCCGGGGCCGACCGGGGTGAGGCGGTCCGGCTGCTCACCGCGCACGCCGCGAAGGGCCTGGAGTGGGACCTGGTCGCCGTCGTCGGGGTGCAGGAGGGCGTCTGGCCGGACCTGCGTCTGCGCGGCAGTCTGCTCGGCTCGGAACGCCTGGTCGACGTGCTGTCCGGCCGGGCCGCCGGGACCGGCCGGCTGGCCAGCCTGGTCGGGCAGACCTCGGCGCTGCTGGACGAGGAGCGGCGGCTCTTCCACGTGGCGGTCACCCGGGCCCGCCGACGGTTGCTGGTCAGCGCCGTCGCCTCGGCCTCGGTCGGCGGGGACGACCACGAGGAGCAGCCCAGCCGGTTCCTCCACGAACTCGGCCCCAGCACCGGACCGACCGACCCGGACGACCCCGGCGGCCCGACCCCGCCAGGCCCGGACGACGCCGTGCCACCCGACCAGCGGGGCCTGGACGACGCCGTACCACCCGACCAGCCGGGACCGGACGACGCGGGACCGGCGGGGACCGTCCTGCCGGTGGGGCGGCCGCCCCGGGCGTTGACCCTGTCCGCCCTGGTCGCGGAGCTGCGTACCGCGGTCACCGACCCCTCGGCGTCGGCGGCCCGGCGGCGGGCGGCGGCGGGTGAGCTGGCCCGGCTCGCCGCCGCCGGGGTGCCCGGCGCGCATCCGGACGACTGGTGGGGGTTGCGCGGGCTCTCCGACGACCGGCCGCTGGTCGACGAGGGCGAGCCGGTGCGGGTCACCCCGTCGGGGATGGAGAGCGCGCTGCGGTGCAGTCTGCGTTGGCTGCTGGAACGGCACGGCGGCAGCGGGCCGGCCAGTACCGCGCAGGGCGTCGGCAACCTGGTGCACGCCGCGGCGATGCTCGCCGAGGACGCCAGCGTCGACCGGTCGGCCCTGCTGGAGTACGTCACCGCCCGGTTCGACGCCATCGAGCTGGCCGCCCGCTGGATGGCCGGGCCGGAGCAGGCCCGCGCCGAGGCCATGGTGGACAAGCTGCTGCGGTGGCTGGCCGGCAACCCGCGCCGACTGCTCGCCATCGAACACGAGTTCGCGGTACGCCTGGATGACCCGGACCGGCCGGTCGAGCTGAATGGCCGGGTGGACCGGCTGGAGGTCGACGCGGACGGCCGGCTCGTCGTGGTCGACCTGAAGACCGGCAAGTCCACCGCGGTCAACGCGACCGACCTGGCCGAGCATCCGCAGCTGGGCGCGTACCAGGCGGCGGTCGAGGCGGGGGCGTTCGCCGAGTTCGGTGAGACCTCCGGCGGGGCGGCCCTGGTGCAGCTCGGCACCGGCGGGCAGGACGCCCGGGAGCAGAGCCAGGCCCCGGCCGGTGAGGGGCCCGCGGCCGGCTGGGCGACCGCGCTGGTCAGGCGGACCGCCGATACGATGGCCGCGGCGACGTTCGCCGCGGTCGCCAACTCGAAGTGCCGGGTCTGCCCGGTACGCACCAGCTGCCCGATCTCCGGCCAGGGCCGACAGGTGGTCGAACCTCCGACGTCTGCGGGTCCGGCATGA
- the dapE gene encoding succinyl-diaminopimelate desuccinylase — MENPLTPEVLADPVALTRALVDIESVSRNEKAIADCVEEVLRKVGHLSTHRYGNTVMARTELGRAQRVVLAGHLDTVPLNNNFPSTLRGDLMYGCGTSDMKSGVAYALHLAVTVPEPRYDVTYFFYEAEEIESTYNGLFLVAEAHPEWLTADFALLLEPTYGIVEAGCQGTMRARVTTTGVRAHSARSWHGVNAIHGAGEVLRRLQTYEARRVTIDGCDYREGMNAVRISGGVAGNVVPDHCEIEVNYRFAPDRTPADAEAHLREVFAGFELTVTDSAAGALPGLEAAPAKEFVAAVGAAPIGKLGWTDVARFAAMGVPALNFGPGDPNLAHHPDEHVEIGKIRDGAATLHRWLAPA, encoded by the coding sequence ATGGAGAACCCGCTTACCCCCGAGGTCCTCGCCGATCCGGTGGCCCTGACCCGCGCCCTGGTCGACATAGAGTCCGTCTCCCGCAACGAGAAGGCGATCGCCGACTGTGTGGAGGAGGTGCTGCGCAAGGTCGGGCACCTGAGCACCCACCGGTACGGCAACACGGTGATGGCCCGTACCGAACTGGGTCGGGCCCAGCGGGTGGTGCTCGCCGGGCACCTGGACACGGTTCCGTTGAACAACAACTTCCCGTCCACCCTGCGGGGCGACCTGATGTACGGCTGCGGCACCTCCGACATGAAGTCCGGGGTGGCGTACGCGCTGCACCTGGCGGTCACCGTGCCCGAGCCGCGCTACGACGTGACGTACTTCTTCTACGAGGCGGAGGAGATCGAGTCGACGTACAACGGGCTCTTCCTGGTCGCCGAGGCGCACCCGGAGTGGTTGACGGCGGACTTCGCGCTGCTGCTGGAGCCGACGTACGGCATCGTCGAGGCCGGCTGCCAGGGGACGATGCGGGCCCGGGTCACCACCACCGGGGTACGCGCCCACTCGGCGCGTTCCTGGCACGGGGTGAACGCCATCCACGGCGCCGGTGAGGTGCTGCGCCGGTTGCAGACGTACGAGGCCCGGCGGGTCACCATCGACGGCTGCGACTACCGGGAGGGGATGAACGCGGTCCGGATCTCCGGCGGGGTGGCCGGCAACGTGGTCCCGGACCACTGCGAGATCGAGGTCAACTACCGGTTCGCCCCGGACCGGACGCCGGCCGACGCCGAGGCGCACCTGCGGGAGGTCTTCGCCGGGTTCGAGTTGACCGTGACCGACTCGGCGGCCGGTGCCCTGCCCGGCCTGGAGGCGGCCCCGGCGAAGGAGTTCGTGGCGGCGGTCGGCGCGGCGCCGATCGGCAAGCTGGGCTGGACGGACGTGGCCCGTTTCGCGGCCATGGGCGTGCCGGCGCTCAACTTCGGACCGGGTGACCCCAACCTGGCCCACCACCCGGACGAGCACGTCGAGATCGGCAAGATCCGCGACGGTGCCGCCACCCTGCACCGCTGGCTGGCCCCGGCCTGA